In Prescottella soli, a genomic segment contains:
- a CDS encoding MFS transporter, with the protein MSRSDARVPEAIALDDAERRRVQKRTLTVVVVSQILGGAGLAAGITVGALLAQQMLGSDSLAGAPTALFTLGSALAAFLVGRITQSRGRRIGLALGFGAGGVGAIGVVLAAMLDNVPLLFVSLFVYGAGTATNLQARYAGTDLAPAAQRGTAISIAMVSTTLGAVAGPNLVEPLGDLAISLGLPPLSGPFLLAAFAYLAAGAALFALLRPDPFLLARRIDPGESVADAPTGAAPRPGPGAYVGAAVMVLTQIAMVAIMTMTPVHMRAHHHGLGEVGLVIGIHVGSMYLPSLVTGVLVDRLGRLPMAAASGVTLLLAGVTAAFAPGDSLALLIVALALLGLGWNFGLIAGTALVVDATVPENRPRTQGTIDVLIALAGAGGGAVSGVVMSATDYATLSLGGGALALLLIPVLFWARRDRNAPVSTASR; encoded by the coding sequence GTGTCGCGTAGTGACGCTCGCGTCCCGGAGGCGATCGCCCTCGACGACGCGGAGCGCCGACGGGTCCAGAAGCGCACCTTGACCGTTGTCGTCGTGAGCCAGATCCTCGGTGGCGCGGGCCTGGCCGCCGGCATCACGGTCGGCGCACTGCTGGCCCAGCAGATGCTCGGTTCGGACAGCCTGGCCGGCGCCCCGACCGCACTGTTCACGCTCGGGTCGGCGCTGGCCGCGTTCCTCGTCGGCCGGATCACGCAGTCGCGCGGTCGCCGGATCGGACTCGCGCTCGGGTTCGGCGCCGGCGGTGTCGGCGCGATCGGTGTGGTTCTCGCCGCGATGCTCGACAACGTGCCGCTGCTGTTCGTGTCGCTGTTCGTGTACGGCGCGGGCACGGCGACCAATCTGCAAGCACGTTATGCCGGAACGGATCTCGCTCCGGCCGCCCAGCGCGGCACCGCGATCAGCATCGCGATGGTCTCCACCACGCTCGGCGCGGTCGCGGGCCCCAACCTCGTCGAACCGCTCGGCGACCTGGCGATCAGCCTCGGCCTGCCCCCGCTGTCGGGTCCGTTCCTCCTCGCCGCGTTCGCGTATCTCGCCGCCGGCGCGGCCCTGTTCGCGCTCCTGCGCCCGGACCCGTTCCTCCTCGCACGCCGGATCGACCCCGGCGAATCGGTCGCCGACGCCCCCACCGGTGCCGCGCCGCGGCCGGGGCCGGGGGCCTACGTGGGCGCGGCGGTGATGGTGCTGACCCAGATCGCGATGGTCGCGATCATGACCATGACGCCCGTGCACATGCGCGCCCACCACCACGGACTCGGCGAGGTGGGGTTGGTGATCGGAATCCACGTCGGCTCGATGTATCTCCCCTCCCTGGTCACCGGCGTCCTCGTCGACAGGCTCGGACGTCTGCCGATGGCCGCCGCCTCGGGGGTCACGCTGCTGTTGGCCGGTGTCACCGCGGCGTTCGCACCCGGCGATTCGCTCGCGCTGCTCATCGTCGCCCTGGCGCTGCTCGGCCTCGGCTGGAACTTCGGGCTGATCGCCGGGACCGCCCTGGTCGTCGACGCCACCGTGCCCGAGAACCGTCCGCGCACCCAGGGCACGATCGACGTCCTGATCGCCCTCGCCGGCGCCGGCGGCGGTGCGGTCTCCGGGGTGGTGATGTCCGCGACCGACTACGCCACGCTGTCCCTCGGCGGTGGCGCGCTGGCCCTGCTCCTCATCCCGGTCCTGTTCTGGGCACGCCGCGATCGGAACGCACCGGTCTCGACCGCCTCGAGATGA
- a CDS encoding ArsR/SmtB family transcription factor, giving the protein MTIDGVGGCLSADTGSTSALDSAVALFHSLSDGTRLAIVRRLARGEARVADLVGELGLAQSTVSAHVACLRDCKLVEGRPQGRQVFYSLARPELLDLLAAAETVLAATGSAVALCPNYGTESTAGVTE; this is encoded by the coding sequence ATGACGATTGATGGTGTCGGGGGTTGCCTCTCGGCGGATACCGGGTCGACGTCGGCCCTCGATTCCGCGGTGGCGTTGTTCCACAGCCTCTCCGACGGAACACGGTTGGCGATCGTGCGTCGCCTCGCCCGGGGGGAGGCACGGGTCGCGGATCTCGTCGGCGAGCTCGGGTTGGCGCAGTCGACTGTGTCGGCACACGTGGCGTGTCTGCGGGACTGCAAGCTCGTCGAGGGGCGCCCGCAGGGCCGGCAGGTGTTCTATTCGCTGGCCAGGCCGGAGCTGCTCGATCTGCTCGCGGCGGCCGAGACGGTTCTGGCGGCGACGGGTTCCGCGGTCGCGTTGTGCCCGAACTACGGCACCGAGTCGACGGCGGGGGTGACGGAATGA
- a CDS encoding heavy metal translocating P-type ATPase, translating to MSDACGCGHDEPTEEGEEREPGKLWQVTEIRAAAVAGVLLLAGLIVNLSDGPQVARTLLEAGALMVAGYTFVPSTLTRLVKGKVGVGTLMTIAAVGAVVLGEVGEAAMLAFLFAISEGLEEYAVSRTRHGLRALLSLVPETATVIRDGAEKGVPPAELRLGEIMIVKPGERIATDGIIRSGRTALDTSAITGESVPVEVGPGNEVFAGSINGTGVLEVEVTVSADDNSLAKIVRIVEAEQTRKGEAQRLADKIAKPLVPAIMVAAPVIAVAGSLLGDPRTWIERALVVLVAASPCALAIAVPVTVVAAIGAASKLGVLVKGGAALEALGKIRGIALDKTGTLTRNRPTVIDVATADGATRDEVLAIAAALESRSEHPLARAILDAVDDVAPAENVEAVTGAGLTGQLDGAQLRLGRPGWIASGPLAADVERMQRAGATAVLIERDGRAVGAIAVRDELRPEAVEVVSQLRRDGYHVAMLTGDNERTARALAADVGIEDVHADLRPEDKARIIGRLGQQRSMAMVGDGVNDAPALATADLGIAMGAMGTDVAIETADVALMGEDLRHLPQALTHARRSWQIMLQNVGLSLVVITALVPLALFGVLGLAAVVLVHEVAEIVIIANGVRAGRVRPLITPAPATPATAPLAGAHP from the coding sequence ATGAGCGACGCGTGCGGCTGCGGCCACGACGAGCCCACCGAGGAAGGCGAGGAGCGGGAACCGGGAAAGCTCTGGCAGGTCACCGAGATCCGGGCGGCCGCCGTCGCCGGAGTGCTGCTGCTCGCCGGGCTGATCGTCAACCTGTCCGACGGTCCGCAGGTGGCGCGGACGCTGCTCGAGGCCGGGGCGCTGATGGTCGCCGGCTACACGTTCGTCCCGTCCACCCTCACCCGCTTGGTGAAGGGGAAGGTCGGGGTCGGCACCCTGATGACGATCGCGGCCGTCGGTGCGGTGGTGCTCGGGGAGGTCGGGGAGGCGGCGATGCTCGCCTTCCTGTTCGCGATCAGCGAGGGCCTGGAGGAGTACGCGGTCTCCCGCACCCGCCACGGCCTGCGGGCACTGCTGTCGCTGGTCCCGGAAACCGCGACGGTGATCCGCGACGGCGCCGAGAAGGGCGTGCCCCCGGCCGAGCTGCGGCTCGGCGAGATCATGATCGTCAAACCGGGAGAACGGATCGCCACCGACGGCATCATCCGCAGCGGCCGCACCGCCCTGGACACGTCGGCGATCACCGGCGAGTCGGTGCCGGTCGAGGTCGGCCCCGGCAACGAGGTGTTCGCCGGATCCATCAACGGCACCGGCGTCCTCGAGGTCGAGGTCACCGTGTCCGCGGACGACAACTCGCTCGCGAAGATCGTGCGGATCGTCGAGGCCGAGCAGACCCGCAAGGGTGAGGCCCAGCGGCTCGCCGACAAGATCGCCAAACCACTCGTCCCTGCGATCATGGTGGCCGCCCCCGTCATCGCCGTGGCCGGCAGCCTGCTCGGCGACCCGCGGACCTGGATCGAACGCGCACTGGTCGTGCTGGTCGCCGCCTCGCCGTGCGCGCTCGCGATCGCCGTCCCTGTCACCGTGGTCGCCGCGATCGGCGCCGCCAGCAAGCTCGGCGTCCTGGTCAAGGGAGGCGCCGCTCTCGAAGCTCTCGGCAAGATCCGCGGCATCGCCCTGGACAAGACCGGCACCCTCACCCGCAACCGGCCCACCGTCATCGACGTCGCGACGGCAGACGGAGCCACCCGCGACGAGGTCCTCGCGATCGCCGCGGCACTCGAGTCACGCAGCGAGCATCCCCTCGCCCGGGCGATCCTCGACGCTGTCGACGACGTCGCTCCGGCCGAGAACGTCGAGGCCGTCACCGGAGCAGGCCTGACAGGACAGCTGGATGGGGCGCAGCTGCGACTCGGCCGGCCGGGATGGATTGCCTCCGGCCCGCTGGCTGCCGACGTCGAGCGCATGCAGCGCGCCGGAGCCACCGCCGTCCTCATCGAGCGCGACGGCCGCGCCGTCGGCGCGATCGCGGTCCGCGACGAACTGCGGCCCGAGGCCGTCGAGGTGGTGTCGCAGCTGCGGCGCGATGGTTACCACGTCGCGATGCTCACCGGCGACAACGAACGCACCGCCCGCGCCCTGGCCGCCGATGTCGGGATCGAGGACGTTCACGCCGACCTGCGGCCCGAGGACAAGGCCCGCATCATCGGCCGGCTCGGTCAACAGCGGTCGATGGCCATGGTCGGCGACGGCGTCAACGACGCCCCTGCTCTGGCCACCGCGGACCTCGGAATCGCGATGGGTGCGATGGGAACCGACGTCGCCATCGAAACAGCAGACGTCGCCCTCATGGGTGAGGACCTCCGCCACCTGCCGCAGGCCCTGACCCATGCCCGACGCTCGTGGCAGATCATGCTGCAGAACGTCGGCCTCTCGCTGGTCGTCATCACCGCACTCGTGCCGCTGGCTTTGTTCGGTGTCCTCGGCCTGGCGGCGGTGGTCCTGGTCCACGAAGTCGCCGAGATCGTCATCATCGCCAACGGTGTCCGTGCGGGACGCGTCCGGCCCCTGATCACCCCGGCGCCGGCAACCCCGGCGACCGCTCCGCTCGCAGGGGCCCATCCGTGA
- a CDS encoding adenosine deaminase: MTATPFAELHMHIEGALGPELIFALAERNRMHLPYSGLADLESRYEFTDLQSFLDLYYANMAVLRTEEDFADLTRDYLRRAAAAGVRHAEIFFDPQAHVSRGVPLQVVLDGILDALAASEREFDVSSGLIASFLRDEPVHDAEEVLAEILRLQAPIIGVGLDSAEVGYPPTLFEDVFARARAEGLHVVAHAGEEGPPEYIWQALDLLGAERIDHGVRCLEDPALVDRLVDEEIPLTVCPLSNVRLRVVDSMDEHPLRTMLRAGLRVTVNSDDPAYFGGDLGENFAQLRDRLALTDSEVDLLARNSIEASFASPARKAELLRM, encoded by the coding sequence GCAACCGGATGCACCTTCCGTACAGCGGTCTCGCGGACCTCGAATCCCGTTACGAGTTCACCGATCTGCAGTCGTTCCTCGACCTGTACTACGCGAACATGGCGGTGCTCCGGACCGAGGAGGACTTCGCCGACCTCACCCGCGACTACCTCCGACGGGCCGCGGCCGCGGGGGTGCGGCACGCCGAGATCTTCTTCGATCCGCAGGCGCACGTCTCGCGGGGCGTGCCGCTGCAGGTGGTGCTCGACGGCATCCTCGACGCGCTCGCGGCCAGCGAGCGCGAGTTCGACGTGAGCAGCGGACTGATCGCCTCGTTCCTCCGGGACGAGCCGGTGCACGACGCGGAGGAGGTGCTCGCGGAGATACTGCGGCTGCAGGCGCCGATCATCGGCGTCGGGCTCGATTCGGCGGAGGTGGGGTACCCGCCGACGCTGTTCGAGGACGTGTTCGCGCGGGCCCGTGCGGAGGGGCTGCACGTCGTCGCGCATGCCGGCGAGGAGGGGCCGCCCGAATACATCTGGCAGGCTCTCGACCTCCTCGGTGCCGAGCGGATCGACCACGGCGTCCGGTGCCTCGAGGACCCGGCGCTGGTGGACCGTCTGGTGGACGAGGAGATTCCGCTGACGGTGTGCCCGCTGTCGAACGTTCGTCTGCGCGTGGTGGATTCGATGGACGAGCACCCGCTGCGGACGATGCTGCGCGCCGGACTGCGAGTGACCGTCAATTCCGACGACCCGGCGTACTTCGGCGGTGACCTCGGTGAGAACTTCGCACAACTGCGGGATCGGCTGGCCCTCACCGACAGCGAGGTGGACCTGCTCGCGCGCAACTCGATCGAGGCGTCGTTCGCGTCCCCGGCTCGCAAGGCGGAACTGCTTCGCATGTAG